A portion of the Halogeometricum sp. S1BR25-6 genome contains these proteins:
- a CDS encoding formyltetrahydrofolate deformylase, whose product MTELTEITVIGGDETGLIANFTTLLFERGINVEDLDQAVRDGVFRMTLNADTSEMVCTEDTLREALQDLGEDLGVDVQVRFPADRGTKQIAVLATRESHCLEALFEAWANDDLGADISVVIANRDDLRPLAEHYDVPFHDVGDEKGSPDEDELLERLDEYDADLVVLARYMRILGPNVVFRYEDRIINIHPSLLPAFPGAAAYRQAKEEGVRIAGVTAHYVTTDLDQGPIITQRAFDVPDDASIEEIKSLGQPLEADALVEAVNLHLDNAVSVHRGRTSLREDADASKYQLGATDEAVEANPDRPIDGLTSALGGVDEAEDVDAEDEAETTPGPSDD is encoded by the coding sequence ATGACAGAACTCACCGAGATTACGGTCATCGGGGGGGACGAAACCGGACTCATCGCCAACTTCACCACCCTGCTGTTCGAGCGCGGAATCAACGTCGAGGACCTCGACCAGGCCGTCCGCGATGGCGTCTTCCGGATGACGCTGAACGCGGACACCTCCGAGATGGTCTGCACGGAGGATACCCTCCGGGAGGCCCTCCAGGACCTCGGGGAGGACCTCGGAGTCGACGTACAGGTCCGCTTTCCCGCCGATCGGGGGACCAAACAGATCGCCGTTCTCGCCACCCGCGAGAGCCACTGCCTCGAAGCGCTGTTCGAGGCGTGGGCGAACGACGACCTCGGCGCGGACATCTCTGTCGTCATCGCCAACCGCGACGACCTACGGCCCCTCGCCGAACACTACGACGTGCCGTTCCACGACGTCGGCGACGAGAAGGGGTCGCCCGACGAGGACGAACTCTTAGAGCGCTTGGACGAGTACGACGCGGACCTCGTCGTCCTCGCGCGCTACATGCGCATCCTCGGGCCGAACGTGGTCTTCCGCTACGAGGACCGCATCATCAACATCCATCCGTCGCTGCTCCCGGCGTTCCCCGGCGCGGCCGCCTATCGACAGGCGAAGGAGGAGGGCGTCCGCATCGCCGGCGTCACCGCACACTACGTGACGACGGACCTCGACCAAGGGCCCATCATCACCCAACGGGCGTTCGACGTGCCCGACGACGCCTCCATCGAGGAAATAAAGTCGCTCGGCCAACCGCTCGAGGCCGACGCCCTGGTCGAGGCGGTCAACCTCCATCTCGACAACGCGGTGAGCGTCCACCGCGGCCGAACCAGTCTCCGCGAGGACGCCGACGCCTCGAAGTATCAACTCGGTGCGACCGACGAGGCCGTCGAGGCGAACCCGGACCGGCCGATAGACGGACTGACGAGCGCGCTCGGCGGTGTAGACGAAGCCGAAGACGTCGACGCCGAGGACGAAGCCGAGACGACGCCCGGCCCGTCCGACGACTAG
- the purS gene encoding phosphoribosylformylglycinamidine synthase subunit PurS, with protein MTTYTATVTVRLKRGVLDPEAETTKRALERLGFELEALRSADQFEVDVDAASASDAEDRADEMAQRLLANPTIHDYDVDVTEA; from the coding sequence ATGACGACCTACACCGCCACGGTGACGGTCCGCCTGAAGCGGGGAGTCCTCGACCCGGAAGCCGAGACGACCAAGCGCGCGCTCGAACGCCTCGGGTTCGAGTTGGAGGCGCTCCGCTCGGCCGACCAGTTCGAGGTCGACGTGGACGCGGCGTCGGCGTCGGACGCCGAGGACCGGGCCGACGAGATGGCCCAGCGCCTCCTCGCCAATCCGACGATTCACGACTACGACGTCGACGTGACGGAGGCGTAG
- the purQ gene encoding phosphoribosylformylglycinamidine synthase I — MTVAVIQFGGSNCDRDAVRALDHLGIDAERVWHEDGLPEGVTGIMLPGGFSYGDYLRAGAMAARSPVMREVRDAASEGTPVLGVCNGAQVGCESGLTEGAFTTNESARFQCERVHLRVENAETPWTAAYEEGEVIELPIAHGEGRFEVSEDRYETLVEEDRVLFRYCDAEGNVTSEANPNGSRGNVAGIRGEAENVGVLMPHPERASLPDLNGSTDGAGVLRGFESV; from the coding sequence ATGACGGTCGCGGTGATCCAGTTCGGCGGGTCGAACTGCGACCGCGACGCCGTCCGTGCCCTCGACCACCTCGGTATCGACGCCGAACGCGTCTGGCACGAGGACGGTCTGCCCGAGGGCGTCACCGGCATCATGCTCCCCGGCGGCTTCTCCTACGGCGACTACCTGCGCGCGGGCGCGATGGCCGCGCGGTCGCCGGTCATGCGCGAAGTCCGTGACGCGGCGAGCGAGGGGACGCCCGTCCTCGGCGTCTGCAACGGCGCGCAGGTCGGCTGCGAGTCCGGTCTCACCGAGGGCGCCTTCACCACGAACGAGAGCGCCCGCTTCCAGTGCGAGCGCGTCCATCTGCGCGTGGAGAACGCCGAGACGCCGTGGACGGCGGCCTACGAGGAGGGTGAGGTCATCGAACTCCCCATCGCGCACGGCGAAGGACGCTTCGAGGTGAGCGAGGACCGGTACGAGACGCTGGTCGAGGAGGACCGCGTCCTCTTTCGCTACTGCGACGCCGAGGGGAACGTCACGTCCGAGGCGAACCCGAACGGGTCGCGCGGCAACGTGGCGGGCATCCGCGGGGAGGCCGAGAACGTCGGCGTGCTGATGCCGCACCCCGAGCGCGCGTCGCTTCCGGACCTGAACGGCAGCACCGACGGCGCGGGCGTGCTCCGCGGGTTCGAGAGCGTCTGA